One Alligator mississippiensis isolate rAllMis1 chromosome 12, rAllMis1, whole genome shotgun sequence DNA window includes the following coding sequences:
- the RBM18 gene encoding probable RNA-binding protein 18, giving the protein MAAGEALPLENASILSEGALQDGHRLWIGNLDPKITEYHLLKLLQKFGKVKQFDFLFHKSGALEGQPRGYCFVNFETKQEAEQAIQCLNGKLALSKKLVVRWAHAQVKRYDHNKNEKILPISLEPSSSTEPTQSNLSVSAKIKAIEAKLKMMAENPDAEFPAAPAYSYFKPPDKKRTTPYSRTAWKSRR; this is encoded by the exons atGGCGGCGGGCGAGGCGCTGCCGCTGGAGAACGCGTCCATCCTGTCGGAGGGCGCGCTGCAGGACGGCCACCGCCTCTGGATCGGCAACCTCGACCCCAAGATCACCGA ATACCACCTCCTCAAACTTCTGCAGAAGTTTGGCAAAGTAAAGCAATTCGACTTCCTCTTCCATAAGTCTGGTGCTCTGGAAGGGCAGCCCAGGGGATACTGTTTTGTCAACTTTGAAACCAAGCAG GAAGCGGAGCAAGCCATCCAGTGTCTCAATGGCAAGCTGGCTCTCTCCAAGAAGCTGGTGGTGCGGTGGGCGCACGCCCAAGTCAAG AGATATGATCataataaaaatgagaaaattcttcccatcAGCCTTGAGCCATCTTCCAGCACTGAGCCAACCCAATCCAACCTAAG CGTCAgtgcaaaaataaaagcaattgaAGCCAAGCTGAAAATGATGGCAGAGAATCCAGATGCAGAATTTCCAGCGGCACCGGCTTATTCTTACTTCAAACCACCGGATAAAAAAAGGACTACTCCTTACTCCAGAACGGCTTGGAAATCCAGAAGATGA